CGTTGCCGCGATGCGCGAGGCGGGCTACCGCCTGCTCGACTGCCAGTTCATGACCGACCACCTCGCCTCATTGGGCGCAGTGGCCATGCCGCAATCGGATTACCTGCAATTGCTGAGGGCGGCGCGCGGTGAGCCGCAAGGTTCGATCCCGCAGAGCATCGCTGCGGCGAACGGTCATTCCTCGCCTGGAAAATCCATCGCGCAGTCCTTGACCCAGACGTCATAGATAGGGTGCTCGACCACGTTGAGGCTGGGCGAGTTCTTGAACAGCCAGCCGGAAAAGACGCGGTTGAATTCGTTCTGACTGCCACGTTCGCGTACTAGGACCTGAACGAAGGCGCCCGTTTCCTGCGGCATTTCCCACGGAGCGGTCCGCTCGCACGAAGCGAGGCTGATGATCACATCGCCCACGCGCTTCTGTTCGCCCGGACGCATTTCGAGATCCTGCGTTTCGTTGTTGCGCTTATTGAGCAGGCCGATGGTCGCCACGCGCTCTTCCAGCGGAGTGCCGATCCCCGCTTCCGCAGCGGCGACTTCGGGCAGCTCGACACGCTGCAACTCTTCAGGAATTTCGGTGCTGACCGCTTCCGGCTCGGGCGGGTCCTGCGAGCACGCGCCAAGGACCAACGCAGCGCCTAGGAGCAGGCCGATCCGGGCCATGATCAGGCGTCCGGCGACCAGGCTTCGTAATCGCCGACCGCACGCGCACGCTTGCCGCCACGCTCCAGCGCGCCCTGCGGACGATAGGCGTTACCGGTGCCGGTTGCGTTAGGCGTGTAGTCGGTTTCCCAGATGCGCGGTGCTGGCAGGAAGCTTTCCGGCACGTCGTCGCCCGATCCGTGGAGCCAGCCGTGCCATTCGGCGGGCACGCGGCTAGCGTCGTTGGCGCCTTCGTAGATCACCCAGCGGCGCTCTCGCTGGCCTTCGCCCTTTTTCTTGGAGCGGTAATACTTGTTACCCTGCGCGTCGGTGCCGACGTGTTCGCCATTGCGCGAGGACCACAGCATCGTGCCGATGGTGGCACCGTTCCACCAGGTGAAGATCTTTGCGAGAGGATTCATAATTCGCGCGCCTAGCTGATTCCCGCGCGCGCGCCAAGCGCATGCGTGGTGTATTTCGCGCTCACCATTCGACCAGGTCGCCGGGCTCGATGCCGAGTTCTTCGGCCAGACCGCCGCGAATCTCCAGCACCCCGCTGGTGACGCCGACCGAATAAACCGATTCGAGCGAATAGGGCTCGGTCTCGGCGGCGATATTGAGAATGCGGCCGTCTGTCCCGATGAAGATGATGTCGAGCGGGAGCGGGGTGTTCTTCATCCAGAAGCTGCGCGCGGTCTGCGGCTCGCTTGGGAAGATCATTCCCTCGTCGTCCGCCAGTTCCGTGCGGAACATGAGGCCCTGCGCCTGCGCTTCGCGCGACTGAGCGAGTTCGGAGCGAAAAGTGTGGACCGTATCGCCGCTGCGCACGGTTACCGGAATGATCTGCAAGCCGGAGATCGGGTGGACCGCCTCCGCTTGCTGAGATGCGGCGCTGGCGGGTTCCTCGGCGGTTCCGGCAGGTGCACATGCGGCCATGGCAAGCGCAAGGCAGATCGCGCCGCTGCGCAGTACCGGCAAAGCAATTTCGAACTTCATTCCATCAATCCCACAGATCGGCTTCTTCAAGCCATTCTTCCAGCGCCGCCTCGTCGGAAGCGGAAAGGATGGCCTGAGCGTGGGCGAAGGTGTGCCCCGCCCTAACCATCGCTGCAAGCTGCTTTTCATTCCGTTTGTGACGCATCTCGCTCGTCTCGCCCCCGAGTTGGCTGGAGAAGGGACCGAAGCGCCTGCGTCGCGCAAGCGCCAGTGCCGCCTCTCGTGCGTCACGTTCGCCCGGCGCAAGTTCGCTTCGCAACCCTTCGTCGAGGCCGGCTGCACGCAGCGTTTCGTCGACCCGCCGCGCGCCATATCCGCGTGACAGCAGGCCGCCCGCCTTCATTTTTCCGTATCCGCGATCGTCGACGTAGCCTTTGTCCACGAAATCGGCGACCATCGCATCGATGCCGGGCTCCCCTTCGTCCTCCCAGCCACGTTCGCGCAGCTTGCGCTTGAGATAGGTTTCAAGCTTGCCCGCGCTGGTCGCAAATCGCGCTACGTAGGACAGCGCCAGGTCGCGCAACCGCGTGCGGTCGAGCGGCTTGGGCTTGCGACGAGCGCGCC
This DNA window, taken from Qipengyuania seohaensis, encodes the following:
- a CDS encoding NADH:ubiquinone oxidoreductase subunit NDUFA12, with amino-acid sequence MNPLAKIFTWWNGATIGTMLWSSRNGEHVGTDAQGNKYYRSKKKGEGQRERRWVIYEGANDASRVPAEWHGWLHGSGDDVPESFLPAPRIWETDYTPNATGTGNAYRPQGALERGGKRARAVGDYEAWSPDA
- a CDS encoding regulatory protein RecX gives rise to the protein MVDRNATQRRARRKPKPLDRTRLRDLALSYVARFATSAGKLETYLKRKLRERGWEDEGEPGIDAMVADFVDKGYVDDRGYGKMKAGGLLSRGYGARRVDETLRAAGLDEGLRSELAPGERDAREAALALARRRRFGPFSSQLGGETSEMRHKRNEKQLAAMVRAGHTFAHAQAILSASDEAALEEWLEEADLWD
- a CDS encoding DUF192 domain-containing protein encodes the protein MKFEIALPVLRSGAICLALAMAACAPAGTAEEPASAASQQAEAVHPISGLQIIPVTVRSGDTVHTFRSELAQSREAQAQGLMFRTELADDEGMIFPSEPQTARSFWMKNTPLPLDIIFIGTDGRILNIAAETEPYSLESVYSVGVTSGVLEIRGGLAEELGIEPGDLVEW
- a CDS encoding DUF2155 domain-containing protein produces the protein MARIGLLLGAALVLGACSQDPPEPEAVSTEIPEELQRVELPEVAAAEAGIGTPLEERVATIGLLNKRNNETQDLEMRPGEQKRVGDVIISLASCERTAPWEMPQETGAFVQVLVRERGSQNEFNRVFSGWLFKNSPSLNVVEHPIYDVWVKDCAMDFPGEE